AACGGGCGGCGTACCGGCGTCGCGCCCGCTTCGGCGGTCGCTCGATATCGGGACAGTCGACCGGCCCCAGGCGCTCGGCGAACGCGACGACGGTCTCGCGGTCGTCGAACGGAACGGCCGTGTTGCTCGCGTCGCCGTCGTTCCCGCCCGCCGCGTAGCCCGCCGTCTCCAGGGCCAGCCCGGCGTACCCCAGGGGCCGCATCAGCGCGGTCTCCCGTATCGTCACGGTCTGGACCTTCTCCAGGGGGATGGAGCCGCTGAACCGCTGGACGAGCCCGCGCTCGTACCGCAGGTCGTCGCCGACCCGCTCGAGGCGGAAGTCGTAGTAGCTCAGGACGGTCAGGACGGCGCTGAGGAGCCACGAGGCCACGAGGAACTGGACGGCGGCGACGGCGGCGACCAGCGCGAGGTCGCCCGGCGACAGCGTCGGGAGGAGCTCGAACGAGAGCCGGGCGGGCCCGCCGAGCAGCGAGACGCCCGCGGCGACGGCCCGCCAGGCGAGGTCCTCCAGAAACGGCGTGCTGAACAGCGCCAGCACCGGCCCGCCGGGGCGGACCGAGACCAGGCCAAAGAGCAGCAGGTCGGTCGCCGAGAGCTCGTAGAGCAGTTCCCGCTCCGGGGGCGCGGTGGCCTCCGCGTCGACTTCGCGGACCGCACCGGCGACGTCTGCGTCGTCGGCCGCGACTGCGTCGTCGTCCACGCCGACCGATTCGCCGGCGCCGCCCGCCTCGGGCCGCTCTCGCCGTTCGCTCCGGCGGTCGGTCGCGTCGCGTCGGTGCCGGGCGACGGCCTCCTGGAGGCGGTCGGCCTCCGCGACGGTCACGGCGTTCAGCACCGCCTCCGTCGCGCTGCCGCCCGCCGTCTCGAAGTTGACGACGGCGAGGCCGGCGACGCGGTGAAACAGCCCGCGGCGGACGTCGACGTTCTGGATCCGGCTCAGCGGGATGTCCCGCTCCTGGCGGTCGAACACGCCCGAGGCGACCGTCAGTCGGCCCTCGGCGACCTCGTAGGTGAACCGGTAGTAGCGAGCGACGCCGTAGGCCAGGCCGGTGACCGCGGCCAGCGGGCCGAGGACGAACGCCCACTCGAACCCCACGGAGTCGACGACGGTCCCGATCGCGATCACCGCGAAGAGGGCGGTCGAGGCCCCCCGGACCGCCGCGTTGACCGCGCGCTGGACGGCGCTGAGGGGGTGGAGACGCCTCATACCGCGTCGGCGGCCTCGCTCTCGACAGCGAGGTCGCGGAGCCGCTCGCGCAGTTCCGTCGCCCGCTCCGGCCGCAGCCCGGGGACGGTGATGTCGGCGCCCCGCGAGCCCGCGGTGTAGACGACGACGCTGGCCAGGCCGACGGCCCGCTCCAGCGGGCCGCGCTGGGTGTCCGCGTGCTGAACGCGGACGTAGGGCACCGACGTGTCCACCTGCGTCACCACCCCGCGGACCAGGTACACCGAGTCGTTCTGTAACTCGAAGCGCCAGCGGCGGTACCGGAGGACCGCGTGGACGGTCCCCAGAACGGCGACGGCGAGCCAGACGCCGGCCGCGACTGCCGGTCCGATCGGGTCGAGGAACCGACCGAGGAACCACGCGAGGCCGGCCAGTACCGTCGCGAGGACCAGCCGCTGTCCGATCCACAGCACCTGTACCCGCGCGTGGAGGCTCTCCATGCGACGGTGGGCGGCCGGACCGACCAAAAGGGTTGGCGTCGGCGCGGAGACGTGCGGGAGCCCCGGTCCCACCGACGCCGGATTGCCAGCCCGGCGATCGTTCCGTTACATATCAACGCTAATTTTTTATCACTGATGGATGAAATAGGGGCCGACGCTTTCGAGAGCTGATCCGTTATGGGTGAGTATCACGACGATTCGATCGAACAGGGGGAAGGGGGACGTCGAACGCGCGGTCGGACCAGACGGCAGGTGCTGCGCGCCGGTGCAGCGACGGGCCTGGGAACCGTCCTGCTCGGCGGGAGTCAGACGGCCGCTGCGGATCCGTCGGACGTGCCGAAGGAGAACTTCCACGTCTACCTGGCGTTCGGCCAGTCGAACATGGAGGGGCAGGGGACGATCGAGGGCCAGGACCGCCAGGTGCCCGATCGCTTCCACGTCCTGCAGGACAAGACCTGTTCCGACAGGGGCTGGGAGTACAGTGAGTGGCGCGTCGCCGAGCCGCCGCTGAACCGCTGCTGGGCCGGCATCGGACCGATGGACTACTTCGGCCGGACGATGGTCGAGGAGGCCGACGAGTCGATCCACGTCGGCGTCGTCCCGGCCGCGGTCAGCGGGGCCGACATCGCGCTCTTCCAGAAGGGCGCGCCCGTCGGCCGTAACGACCGCGACATTCCCCAGCAGTTCGACGGGGCCTACCAGTGGCTGCTGGACCTCGCCCAGCAGGCACAGGCGGTCGGCACGATCAAGGGCATCATCTTCCACCAGGGCGAGACCAACACCGGCCAGTCCGACTGGAAGAACAAGGTCGCGGGCATCGTCAGCGACCTCAAGTCGGACCTCGACGTCGGCGACGTCCCGTTCCTCGCCGGCGAACTCATGTACAGCGAGTACAACGGCTGCTGCGAGGTCCACAACCAGGAGATCCACCAGCTGCCGGACCTGATCCCCAACGCCCACGTCGTATCGGCCGAGGGGCTGGACAACCAGGACCAGTACCACTTCTCGACGGAGGCCTACCGCGAGCTCGGCCGCCGGTACGCCGAGGAGATGCTCGAGCACGTCGACGTGTCCGACGGCGGCGAGTCCACGCCCGAACCCGTCGACCCCCCGAGGCGGAGCGCCCGTCCTGGCCGGGGAACGCGACCGATCCGGACGGCGACGGCTACTACGAGGACCTCAACGGCAACGGCGAGGTCGACTTCCGGGACGTCGTCGACTACTTCAACGGCATGGACGGCGAGGGCATGCAGAACGACGTCCAGTACTACGACTACAACGGCAACGGCGAGGTCGACTACGCCGACCTCGTCGACCTCTTCGGACAGGTCGAGTGACGGCCGATCACTCGCCGGCCGAGGCCTGACGGTCCTCGCCGTCCTCGATCTCCGCGAGGACGCGCTCGTGGAACTCCCGCAGGACCGCCGACTCGTCCTCGGCGAGGACGACGTCGCTGGCCATCAGCGTGGCCAGGCCGAACGCCCGCGGCGTCGGCGAGTCGACGCGGACCGTCTCGACGGTGACGTCGCCCGTCTGGACGCCAGCGAGGACTTCCTCGATACCCGCGACGTTGAGCCTGTCCTCCAGGATCTCGCGGTAGGTCTCCTCGATCACGGCGAACTCGTCGAGGTCCTCGGCGAAGGAGAGCAGCATCTCGGAGTTGACCTGCTGCTCGCTGGCGGACTTCTCGTAGCCCTTGTAGCGCTTGAGGATCATCAGCGAGCGCGTCGCGTTGATCCGGAAGTACCGCTGGAGGAGGTCCGTGCCGTCGAGGCTGGCCCGCAGGTCCTCGCGGGCGTCCGCGGGATCGACGTCCTCGACGACGGCCTCGACGTCGACCTTGCGGTTGAGCGGCATCGACAGCGTGAACCCGTGGTCGGCGACGGCCACCTGAACGTTGGCGTTGGCTCGCTGGGCGATGCGGTAGGCCAGCAGGCGCGAGAAGCCGTCGTTGAACCGCCGGCCGTAGCCGGAGTGGACGTGGTAGTGACGCTCGTACTCGTCGTGGTCCAGTACCTCCTCGATCACGAGG
This genomic interval from Halomicrobium urmianum contains the following:
- a CDS encoding PH domain-containing protein; the protein is MESLHARVQVLWIGQRLVLATVLAGLAWFLGRFLDPIGPAVAAGVWLAVAVLGTVHAVLRYRRWRFELQNDSVYLVRGVVTQVDTSVPYVRVQHADTQRGPLERAVGLASVVVYTAGSRGADITVPGLRPERATELRERLRDLAVESEAADAV
- a CDS encoding dockerin type I domain-containing protein; the encoded protein is MGRGAGQPGPVPLLDGGLPRARPPVRRGDARARRRVRRRRVHARTRRPPEAERPSWPGNATDPDGDGYYEDLNGNGEVDFRDVVDYFNGMDGEGMQNDVQYYDYNGNGEVDYADLVDLFGQVE
- a CDS encoding PH domain-containing protein, translated to MRRLHPLSAVQRAVNAAVRGASTALFAVIAIGTVVDSVGFEWAFVLGPLAAVTGLAYGVARYYRFTYEVAEGRLTVASGVFDRQERDIPLSRIQNVDVRRGLFHRVAGLAVVNFETAGGSATEAVLNAVTVAEADRLQEAVARHRRDATDRRSERRERPEAGGAGESVGVDDDAVAADDADVAGAVREVDAEATAPPERELLYELSATDLLLFGLVSVRPGGPVLALFSTPFLEDLAWRAVAAGVSLLGGPARLSFELLPTLSPGDLALVAAVAAVQFLVASWLLSAVLTVLSYYDFRLERVGDDLRYERGLVQRFSGSIPLEKVQTVTIRETALMRPLGYAGLALETAGYAAGGNDGDASNTAVPFDDRETVVAFAERLGPVDCPDIERPPKRARRRYAARYGVLPVLLATAVVFGIHRLLVPVPQWPLTLVGLAAAPLVGHLAWRNRGHGVADDGVATRAGFWVRHTRLVPYFRVQTVIGVRTVFQRRRDLASVIADTASSAGLVGGDAIAHDLDDATARDLHRTLRERLAADLVRRRRERRGERSRDPSRRTFDPGAGTGETDAPGDSGGTDPGATGPPDDGSDR